One window of the Eucalyptus grandis isolate ANBG69807.140 chromosome 6, ASM1654582v1, whole genome shotgun sequence genome contains the following:
- the LOC104450832 gene encoding phytosulfokine receptor 2 gives MNGNLQAVVAAAASFVGVSLFFVLLAYACSRRRRRLDRAREARNRTRSISNPDEELAATAVEQNASFDSKIKITMDELRKATKNFHPKKIIGDGGFGLVYKAILADGGGGRTVAIKKLEPDAFQGFREFQAEMETLGKLQHPNIVKILGYCMLNSDRVLVYEFIEKGSLDQWLYDTMSENSELSWSRNSGERLPLPWDTRMKIIKGVASGLAYMHGLPTPIIHRDIKASNVLLDADFEAHIADFGLARTIEASQSHVSTQFAGTMGYMPPEYKEGFTAATVKADVYSFGILMLEIATGRRPNLPVVDRGKEVGLTVWARHMVAENRQMEMIDAAVSRDSLVKATVEECFNIACVCTSEHSRERPVMSQVLELLKSAFG, from the coding sequence ATGAACGGTAACCTCCAGGCAGTCGTCGCCGCGGCCGCGAGCTTCGTCGGCGTCTCCCTCTTCTTCGTCCTCCTCGCCTACGCctgcagccgccgccgccgcaggcTGGACCGCGCCCGCGAGGCCCGCAACCGGACCCGCTCGATCTCCAACCCGGATGAGGagctcgccgccaccgccgtcgaGCAGAACGCCTCCTTCGACTCCAAGATCAAGATCACCATGGATGAGCTCCGCAAGGCCACCAAGAACTTCCACCCCAAGAAGATCATCGGCGACGGCGGCTTCGGCCTCGTCTACAAGGCCATCCTcgccgacggcggcggcggccgcacCGTCGCCATCAAGAAGCTCGAGCCCGACGCCTTCCAGGGGTTCCGCGAGTTCCAGGCCGAGATGGAGACCTTGGGTAAGCTTCAGCACCCCAACATCGTCAAGATTCTTGGCTACTGTATGTTGAATTCGGATAGGGTTTTGGTCTACGAGTTCATTGAGAAGGGGAGCCTCGACCAGTGGCTGTACGACACCATGTCGGAGAACAGCGAGCTTTCGTGGTCGAGGAACTCGGGCGAGAGGCTGCCCCTGCCCTGGGACACTAGGATGAAGATAATCAAGGGCGTGGCCAGTGGATTGGCGTATATGCACGGATTGCCGACGCCCATCATTCACAGAGACATCAAGGCGAGCAATGTGCTATTGGACGCGGATTTCGAGGCGCACATCGCGGATTTCGGGCTGGCGAGGACCATCGAGGCCTCGCAGTCCCACGTGTCCACGCAATTCGCCGGGACCATGGGGTATATGCCGCCGGAGTATAAGGAAGGGTTCACGGCGGCCACTGTGAAGGCcgatgtgtatagctttggtATTCTGATGCTGGAGATTGCGACCGGTCGGAGGCCCAATTTACCAGTGGTGGATAGGGGAAAGGAGGTCGGGCTGACCGTGTGGGCTCGGCACATGGTGGCTGAGAACCGGCAGATGGAGATGATCGATGCGGCCGTTTCCAGGGATAGCCTGGTGAAAGCTACGGTGGAGGAGTGCTTCAACATTGCGTGTGTGTGCACTAGCGAGCATTCGAGGGAGAGGCCAGTTATGAGCCAAGTTCTCGAGTTGTTGAAGTCTGCTTTTGGATAA